The nucleotide sequence GCAGGCGGAAACCCATGATCATCAACAACACGCCGGGATCGAGCAATCCCTGTGCAGCCTGGGCCAGATACTTGATGAAACGACCACTCATAATGATCACCAGCAGCACCGCACTTACGGCGCTCAGGGTGATCAGCAACTCACGGGACAGGTAACGAAAGACGATCAAACCGGACACTCCAGGGTTGTCAGGCTCCGGCAGCTACGCTCACACTAGCCGCCACGCAGCCGGCCCACCCGCAGCAATCGCTGAAAACCGATACACAGATTTACGCACGACGCGCCGGACGAACCACCGAAAACAAGCCCGGCATTATCCTGCAAAGCCGACTCTTTGTCTTGGGGACTCGACACCATGCAATTTGTTGTAAAAACCACCAAAGCGCCCGCCACAAAAACCGCCACCCTGGTCCTGCCGGTGAGCGATGACCTCGTACTTGGCGAGATCGCCCAGAGTGTGGACGCCGCCAGCGCCGGCGCCATCAGCGCGACGCTCAAGCGTGGCGACCTGCAGGGCAAGCCGGGCCAGACCCTGCTGTTCCAACAGCTACCCGGCATCAAGGCCGAGCGCGTACTGCTGGTCGGCATCGGTAAAACCGAAGAACTCGACGCGCGTCAGTGGCGCAAAGTGGTCGGTGCCATATCTTCGACGCTGAAGAACCTCGGCGGCAGCGATGCCACCCTCGCACTGCAGGACGTCACGCTCAAGGAGCGCGACGGCTACTCGCGCACCCGTCTGCTGGTGGAAGCTCTTGCTGGCGGCCAGTACAACTTCGATCAGTTCAAGAGCAAGAAGGCCGAGGCCCGCCCGCTGAATCTGATCACCCTGCTCAGCAGCAAGGCCGAGCAGGCGCAAACCGAACAGGCCGTCGCCCATGCCCAGGCCATTACTTCGGGCATGAACTTCGCCCGTGACTTGGGCAACCTGCCGCCCAATATCTGCCACCCCACCTATGTCGCCGAACAGGCGAAAAAGCTTGGCAAGGAATTCAAAGGCCTGAAGGTCGAAATCCTCGACGAGAACAAGCTGCGTGAGCTCGGCGCTGGCTCGTTCCTCGCCGTGTCTCAGGGCAGCAACCAGCCCGGCTGCATGGTTGTAATGCAGTACAACGGCGGCAAGAAGGGCGAACAGCCCTATGCACTGGTCGGCAAGGGCATCACCTTCGACACCGGCGGCATCAGTCTCAAGCCCGGCCAGGGCATGGACGAAATGAAGTACGACATGTGTGGCGCCGCCAGTGTGCTCGGCACGTTCCGTACCGTTCTGGAGCTGCAACTGCCGATCAACCTGGTAGCCGTGCTGGCCTGCGCCGAGAACATGCCCAGCGGCGGCGCTACTCGCCCGGGCGATATCGTCACCACCATGAGCGGCCAGACCGTTGAAATCCTCAACACCGACGCTGAAGGCCGTCTGGTGCTGTGCGACGCCCTGACTTATGTCGAGCGCTTCCAGCCTCGCGCCGTGGTTGATGTGGCGACTCTCACCGGCGCCTGCATCGTCGCCCTGGGCAGCCAGACCTCCGGCCTGATGAGCAACGACGAAGAACTGGCCCGGCAACTGCTGGATGCCGGCCGCAACGCCGACGATCGCGCCTGGCAGCTGCCGCTGTTCGATGACTACCAGGAGCAACTGGATAGCCCGTTTGCCGATATCGCCAATATTGGCGGACCCAAGGCCGGCACCATCACTGCTGCCTGCTTCCTCTCGCGCTTCACCAAAAACTACTCATGGGCACACCTGGACATCGCCGGTACCGCCTGGATCAGCGGTGGCAAGGAAAAAGGCGCGACCGGAAGGCCGGTACCGCTGCTCACCCAGTACCTTCTGGACCGGATCGCGTGAGATGAGCCGGACCCTTGACGGAATGCCGGCATGACGCGCATCGAGTTCTACGTGCTACCGGACAGCAGCGCTGCCGGTCGCGCCAGAGCAGCCTGTCAGCTGGCCAGCAAGGGCTGGCAGCACGGCCTGGCAGTGTTCATTCGCTGCCAGGATGCCGCGCAGTGCGCCGAGTTGGATGCTTTGCTCTGGCGCTTTCGCGCCGAGCGCTTCATTCCGCATGACCTCTACGAGCACGACCCGCAAGCCCCGGTGGTAATTGGCCAGGAACAGCCGCCGGCAACCGGCCAGGGGCTGCTGATCAACCTTGCCCAATCGCTGTCGCCGCATACTGATGACTTTTCCCGAGTCATCGAGATCGTCAACCAGCAGCCCGAGCTACTTAACGCTTGTCGTGAAAACTTTCGCCTCTATCGCCAGCGGGGATATGATCCCAAGCGCGTCGAACTGTGAACCGTTTCTACCAGTCGCCAGGACGCGCTACCGCCCGGAATCTTCTTGATAATGACGTCAACACCTCCACCCAGACCCGCGCACCTGCTCGACGAGCTGGAATCCATACGCGCCCTGCTCGACGGTGAGCATGATCCGCTGGATGAACCCCTGGACCCTGGCAGCATCCCCCTACTCTCGGAGATCGTCGAAACCGCTCCGCCGCAAGAGCCGGTCCAACCTTCCGAAGAAGTACGCGAGCCGGCTGTACGCACGGCTTTTCGCACACTTGCCGAACGCCACCTGGATCATGAACTGCGCACCGCAGCGCAGCTGATCCTGCAGGATGTGATCGACGATTTCGTACCGCAGATAGAGGCCGAGCTCCGACGCCGGCTAGAGAGCCGCGCCGAAGAACTGATTCGCTCACCTCGTCGCTAAGGCTGCCGAGTGCATTCGCCCCGCGATAAACGGCAGCTGATTCAGCCCTTCCGGCACTTTGCCTTTATACTCTGCGGTTTTTCCGACCAGCCGTTCTAAGGGTCCCGCCGAATGGACAAGACCTACCAGCCCCACGCCATTGAATCCCGTTGGTACAACGAATGGGAATCAAGCAATTATTTCGCCCCGCAAGGTAGCGGCGAGCCCTACACCATCATGATCCCGCCGCCGAACGTCACCGGCAGCCTGCATATGGGCCACGGGTTCAACAACGCCATCATGGATGCGCTGATCCGCTTCCGGCGCATGCAGGGCCGCAACACCCTGTGGCAGCCGGGTACCGACCATGCGGGCATCGCCACGCAAATGGTGGTCGAGCGCCAGCTGGGTGCTCAGGGCATCAACCGCCATGACCTGGGCCGCGCCAAGTTCCTCGACAAGGTCTGGGAATGGAAGCACGAGTCCGGCGGCACCATCACCCGCCAGATCCGTCGTCTCGGCTCCTCGGTGGACTGGTCGCGCGAGCGTTTCACCATGGACGAAGGCCTGTCCGAAGCGGTCAAGGAAGCCTTTGTCCGTCTGCATGAAGATGGCCTGATTTATCGCGGCAAGCGCCTGGTCAACTGGGACACCAAATTCCACACCGCCATTTCCGACCTCGAAGTGGAGAACCACGACGAAAAGGGCCACCTCTGGAACCTGCGCTACCCGCTGGCCGATGGCTGCAAGACTGCCGATGGCAAGGGTTACCTGGTGGTCGCCACCACCCGCCCGGAAACCATGCTCGGCGATGCTGCCGTTGCGGTGCATCCGGAAGACGAGCGCTATAAGGATCTGATCGGCCGCCACGTCATGCTGCCGCTGGTCAATCGCCTGATCCCCATCGTCGCCGACGACTACGTGGATCTGGAGTTCGGTACCGGTTGCGTGAAAATCACCCCGGCTCACGACTTCAATGACTATGAAGTCGGCAAGCGCCACAACCTGCCACTGATCAATATCTTCGATCAGAACGCCGCGGTTTTGGCCCGTGCCCAGGTCTTCAATATCGACGGCACGCCGAACGACAGGATCGACGCCTCCCTGCCCGATGGCTACGCGCACATGGACCGCTTCGACGCGCGCAAGGCCATCGTTGCCGAGTTCGAGGCCATGAGCCTGCTGGAGAAGATCGACGACCACGCGCTGAAAGTCCCACGTGGCGACCGCTCCGGCACCATCATCGAACCCTGGCTGACTGACCAGTGGTACGTCTCCACCAAGCCCCTGGCCGAGAAGGCCATCGCAGCAGTGGAAAGCGGCCAGATTCAGTTCGTGCCCAAGCAGTACGAAAACATGTACTTCAGCTGGATGCGTGACATCCAGGACTGGTGCATCAGCCGCCAGCTGTGGTGGGGTCATCGCATCCCGGCCTGGTACGACGAGGCCGGCCATGTCTATGTCGGCCGCGACGAAATGGAAGTGCGGCGCAAGCACAACCTTGGCAACGAAGTGGAGCTGCGCCAGGACGAGGACGTCCTGGACACCTGGTTCAGTTCCGGCCTGTGGACCTTCTCCACCCTCGGCTGGCCCGAGCAGACCAACTTCCTCAAGACCTTCCACCCCACGGACGTGCTGGTCACCGGCTTCGACATCATCTTCTTCTGGGTTGCCCGGATGATCATGATGAGCCTGCACCTGACCGGGCAGATTCCGTTCAAGACCGTCTACGTCCATGGTCTGGTGCGCGACGGCCAGGGCCAGAAGATGTCCAAGTCCAAGGGCAACGTTCTCGATCCGCTGGACATCGTCGATGGCATCACCCTGGACGAGCTGCTGGAGAAACGCACCAGCGGCATGATGCAGCCCAAGCTCGCCGAGAAGATCGCCAAGCAGACCAAGGCGGAATTCCCCGAAGGCATTGCCAGCTACGGCACCGACGCCCTGCGCTTCACTTTCTGCTCGCTGGCCTCTACCGGTCGCGACATCAAATTCGACATGGGCCGCGTCGAGGGTTACCGCAACTTCTGCAACAAGCTGTGGAACGCCGCCAACTTCGTCTTCGAAAACACCGAGGGCAAGGACACCGGCATCAACGGCGAAGCGGTGGAACTGTCCTCCGTGGACCGCTGGATCATCTCCGCGCTGCAGCGCACCGAAGCCGAAGTGACCCGCCAGCTGGAAAACTTCCGCTTCGACCTGGCCGCCCAGGCCCTGTATGAGTTCGTCTGGGACGAGTACTGCGCCTGGTATCTGGAGCTGGTCAAGCCGCTGCTCTGGGACGAAAGCGCATCCGCCGAACGTCAGCGCGGTACCCGTCGCACCCTGGTTCGCGTACTGGAAACCGCCCTGCGCCTGGCACATCCGTTCATGCCCTTCATCACCGAGGAAATCTGGCAGCGCGTCGCGCCGCTGGCTGGCAAGTCGGGCCCGACGCTGATGCTGCAACCCTGGCCCGAGTACAACCCCGAGCGCCTCGACGAAGCCGCCGAAGACGATATCGAGTGGGTCAAGGCGTTTATGCTGGGCATCCGCCAGATTCGCGGTGAAATGAACATTTCCATGGCCAAGCGCATCGACGTGGTACTGGGCAATGCCTCGCAATCCGACCTGCGCCGCCTCGCCGAGAACGAGCCGCTGCTGAAGAAGCTGGCCAAGCTGGAAAGCGTGCGAAACCTGGCAGCCGGCGAAGAAGCGCCGCTGTCGGCGACCGCCCTGGTAGGCGACATGCAGGTTCTGGTGCCCATGGCCGGGCTGATCGACAAGGATGCCGAGCTGGCGCGTCTGGACAAGGAAATCGGTCGCCTCGACGGTGAAATCAAGCGCGTCGGCGGCAAGCTTTCCAATGCCGGTTTCGTCGACAAGGCGCCCGCAGAGGTGATCGACAAGGAGCGCGCCAAACTGGCCGAAGCCGAACAAGCGAAAGCCAATTTGGTCGCGCAACGCGAACGCATCGCCGGGCTGTAGCCCGCTCCAACCGCAACGGCTGCCCAGCCGTTGCGGTCTTCTCACCAGGCAGCTGGACACACTTTCGCTGTGTTGGGCTCAGCTCAAGCGCTCCCGTCTCCCGCATGCAGCTTGTTTGCTGTATTTCTTTTCGCCGATATAAATCGTCGAAAACGATCGCTTAGTCTTGATTCGTGACAAGTTATTACCAAAAGCTGGCGTACACTATGCCATCTAACAATTTCTGAATAAGGATTGGCAGGCTAAGCCAACGCTAAAGCTGTACGACTTGAAGCAAGCCCCGCACCACAGCGCCCTCTCTCGGGCAGCCGTATGCGCAGCCGTTACGCGCAGGTAGTGACCCTTCCGTACCCGGTTTCACTTGTTTCACTCGCAAAGCCCACCGCCATTTCGAGCCTGCCAGTTACCGAGCCTTTTTTCGCACCCGAAGCGGCCGGCCAGCTTTCTCAAAATGGAGCCTTCCTGCAATGTACGCACTCATGGCTGTTGTATTTGTTCTGGGCTATTTATGCATAGCCTTCGAGCATCAGTTAAAGGTCGATAAGGCCGCCGCCGCACTGCTCACCGCGGTGTTGAGCTGGACCGTGCTGATACTGGGCGCGGATACCATCCTGCCGCTGCTGCAACCGGGCAGCCATGATCCGATCGACTCTTCCGGCGTGGTGGTGACCGAGCTGCGTCATCACCTAGGTGAAATTGCCGAGATCCTGTTCTTCCTGCTCGGCGCGATGACCATCGTCGAGCTGATCGACTCCCACGAAGGTTTCAAGGCCATCACCGATCGCATCAAGACGCGTAAGCGCGTACATCTACTATGGATCATCGGTTTCCTGACCTTCTTCCTGTCTGCCGCGCTGGACAACCTGACCACCACCATCGTCATGGTTTCGCTGCTGCGCAAGCTCATCCGTGGTCGCCCCGAGCGCTGGCTCTATGTCGGCATCGTGGTCATTGCGGCCAACGCCGGCGGCGCCTGGTCGCCGATTGGTGACGTGACCACCACCATGCTCTGGATCGGTGGTCAGATCACCGCACCCGGAGTCATCACTGGCCTGTTCCTGCCAAGCCTGGTATGCCTGCTGCTGCCGCTGCTCATCCTTAGCTTCCGCCTGCATGGCGAGGCACCACGCCCCCGCGCCCGCGCGCATCTGGCCGAGTCGCAACCACCGGCCACCACGCCATTCGAGCGCAACCTGGTGCTGGGCTTGGGGATTGGCGCCCTGCTGTTTGTGCCGATTTTCAAAACAGTGACCAGCCTGCCACCCTATATGGGCATTCTCTTTGGCTTGGGCGTGCTCTGGGTCACCACCGAATTCCTCCATCGCAACAAGCACGCCGACCACAAGCATCCGCTTTCGGTAGTGGGTGTTTTGCGCAAAGTCGACACCCCCAGCGTACTGTTCTTCCTCGGCATCCTACTGGCCGTCTCTGCA is from Pseudomonas saudiphocaensis and encodes:
- a CDS encoding leucyl aminopeptidase; this translates as MQFVVKTTKAPATKTATLVLPVSDDLVLGEIAQSVDAASAGAISATLKRGDLQGKPGQTLLFQQLPGIKAERVLLVGIGKTEELDARQWRKVVGAISSTLKNLGGSDATLALQDVTLKERDGYSRTRLLVEALAGGQYNFDQFKSKKAEARPLNLITLLSSKAEQAQTEQAVAHAQAITSGMNFARDLGNLPPNICHPTYVAEQAKKLGKEFKGLKVEILDENKLRELGAGSFLAVSQGSNQPGCMVVMQYNGGKKGEQPYALVGKGITFDTGGISLKPGQGMDEMKYDMCGAASVLGTFRTVLELQLPINLVAVLACAENMPSGGATRPGDIVTTMSGQTVEILNTDAEGRLVLCDALTYVERFQPRAVVDVATLTGACIVALGSQTSGLMSNDEELARQLLDAGRNADDRAWQLPLFDDYQEQLDSPFADIANIGGPKAGTITAACFLSRFTKNYSWAHLDIAGTAWISGGKEKGATGRPVPLLTQYLLDRIA
- a CDS encoding DNA polymerase III subunit chi, with the protein product MTRIEFYVLPDSSAAGRARAACQLASKGWQHGLAVFIRCQDAAQCAELDALLWRFRAERFIPHDLYEHDPQAPVVIGQEQPPATGQGLLINLAQSLSPHTDDFSRVIEIVNQQPELLNACRENFRLYRQRGYDPKRVEL
- a CDS encoding valine--tRNA ligase → MDKTYQPHAIESRWYNEWESSNYFAPQGSGEPYTIMIPPPNVTGSLHMGHGFNNAIMDALIRFRRMQGRNTLWQPGTDHAGIATQMVVERQLGAQGINRHDLGRAKFLDKVWEWKHESGGTITRQIRRLGSSVDWSRERFTMDEGLSEAVKEAFVRLHEDGLIYRGKRLVNWDTKFHTAISDLEVENHDEKGHLWNLRYPLADGCKTADGKGYLVVATTRPETMLGDAAVAVHPEDERYKDLIGRHVMLPLVNRLIPIVADDYVDLEFGTGCVKITPAHDFNDYEVGKRHNLPLINIFDQNAAVLARAQVFNIDGTPNDRIDASLPDGYAHMDRFDARKAIVAEFEAMSLLEKIDDHALKVPRGDRSGTIIEPWLTDQWYVSTKPLAEKAIAAVESGQIQFVPKQYENMYFSWMRDIQDWCISRQLWWGHRIPAWYDEAGHVYVGRDEMEVRRKHNLGNEVELRQDEDVLDTWFSSGLWTFSTLGWPEQTNFLKTFHPTDVLVTGFDIIFFWVARMIMMSLHLTGQIPFKTVYVHGLVRDGQGQKMSKSKGNVLDPLDIVDGITLDELLEKRTSGMMQPKLAEKIAKQTKAEFPEGIASYGTDALRFTFCSLASTGRDIKFDMGRVEGYRNFCNKLWNAANFVFENTEGKDTGINGEAVELSSVDRWIISALQRTEAEVTRQLENFRFDLAAQALYEFVWDEYCAWYLELVKPLLWDESASAERQRGTRRTLVRVLETALRLAHPFMPFITEEIWQRVAPLAGKSGPTLMLQPWPEYNPERLDEAAEDDIEWVKAFMLGIRQIRGEMNISMAKRIDVVLGNASQSDLRRLAENEPLLKKLAKLESVRNLAAGEEAPLSATALVGDMQVLVPMAGLIDKDAELARLDKEIGRLDGEIKRVGGKLSNAGFVDKAPAEVIDKERAKLAEAEQAKANLVAQRERIAGL
- the nhaD gene encoding sodium:proton antiporter NhaD, which encodes MYALMAVVFVLGYLCIAFEHQLKVDKAAAALLTAVLSWTVLILGADTILPLLQPGSHDPIDSSGVVVTELRHHLGEIAEILFFLLGAMTIVELIDSHEGFKAITDRIKTRKRVHLLWIIGFLTFFLSAALDNLTTTIVMVSLLRKLIRGRPERWLYVGIVVIAANAGGAWSPIGDVTTTMLWIGGQITAPGVITGLFLPSLVCLLLPLLILSFRLHGEAPRPRARAHLAESQPPATTPFERNLVLGLGIGALLFVPIFKTVTSLPPYMGILFGLGVLWVTTEFLHRNKHADHKHPLSVVGVLRKVDTPSVLFFLGILLAVSALATAGHLTQVATALRESFGNIYAINYAIGLLSAVVDNVPLVAGSMKMYPLVTPGMLAAAAPGEAGWLAQFIVDGKFWELLAFCAGTGGSTLIIGSAAGVAAMGMEKISFTWYVKRVSLLAVLGYTGGFVTYIGMLALQ